The region ACGCAATTGATGATATCGCTATAGAGCCTGATGACGATGTTGTTTCTGGAATCGGAGACGATATCAGCCCCCAAGTGGATCTCGCACCACCCGACGAGTCTGAGGCTATGGCCTCTGACGAACCCGTATTAAAAACTGATATCACACCATTGAACCGACGGGTGGATCGCCAGAGACCAGACCAAGAACTTGGTGGCGATGATGAGCCGTTGCCTGAAACCATGCCCTATGGTGAGCCTTTGAGAAAAATAAGCAAGGGTAGCAACCGATCTCACCAGGGAGTTGCAGCCATCAATTCGGCGATGGTAAAGCTAAGCCTCGCCAGTTCACCTGAGAAGGCAGCAAGCCTCGCTGAAGAAACGTTAAGCCAAGTGATTCCCTACGGATTGCTGTTATCTTGGGAAGGCAAAGACGTCACTGTAAAGAAAGCCTGGCGCCAAGGAGCTAGTAGCCAAGGCGATGCTGTAGATGAACAGGTGCTGCGGAAGCTCAGCAAGCAACTCGGCAAGATACCTCAGGATCAGTGGCGCTCCATCGCGATGAAGAAAGAACTTGGCGATTGGCCTGCCGATATCCGAGGGACAATCGTAAAAGGACCTGATAAATCCCTAGCAATTGTGTGTGGGTTTGATGATGATCAAGACTCTGAGGGCTTACTGGACTCAACGCGGCATTTTTTGAATAGCTTACGTGGGCGAATCTAGGACTCTAGCAGACAAGAAAAAACCACCCCGAGGAGGTGGCGGAAGCAAGTTAGCTGAAAGGGTAGCTTAGGGAACAGTTAGGAACAGGTAAGAAACAGCAGGTACTACAACGACAGTTTAAAATTTTTTCTCTATTAAACCAAAGTGGACAGCTAACGTTTGCTTCCATGTCAGGCCAAAGGTGGCTTGACATTCCCCAGTATGCACCCCTTATGCCAACTGGGACTTGCAAAGAAAGTCAAGGCCTTAGGAGCCCTAATAAGTGGTTTTTAGATGGAAAAGATCGGGATTTTTCAAAAGCCATAAAAGGCTCCTAGATCACCCGAACATTTCTTGGACATCCTTACCTTTGCTACAGATTTCCCCGATCCCAATGTCAAGGACTGATTTCATAGGACTTCTATCCAAATGGCCCACTACTGCCGTGCCTGATTCACCACAATCTTCGCCAAATCACTGTAATAACTTGATAAATAACCATCATCCGCTGCGATTGGCCGCCCACTATCAGCGGCTTCTCGAATCTTTGAAAGCAATGGAATCTGGCCGATAATCGGTAGGTCCCGCTGCTCAGAAAAGGTTTTCACGCCATCACCAAAGATCGCCTCTTCATGACCACACTTAGGGCAGGAGAAATGAGACATATTCTCAACAACCCCTAAGACTGGGACTTTGAGCTTCTGGAACATCGTTAAGCCTTTATGGGCATCGAGCAAGGCCACATTTTGTGGAGTGGTGACAATCACTCCAGCATGGATCGGGAGTTGTTCGATCATGGTCATCTGAACATCGCCAGTTCCCGGAGGCAGATCAATGACAAGGTAATCTAATTCTCCCCAAGCAGTCTCATAAAACATCTGCTTCAGAGCCTTGGCAACCATCGGTCCACGCCAGATCACTGGATTCGACTCATCAGTCATAAAGCCAAACGAAACACATTTCACTCCATGACCTTCCAAGGGCACGATGCGATTGCCACCAATCACTGGCATCGGCCCTGTGAGGCCAAGCATCAGCGGCGCTGACGGGCCATAGATATCGGCATCGAGGAGACCAACCTTCTGACCAGCCTTTGCCAAAGACACCGCCAAGTTTGTGCTAACGGTAGATTTCCCGACACCGCCCTTACCAGAAGACACCGCGATAACCTTGCTAACACCCGGTATGGCGCGCTTTTGAATAGGAAAGCCAAATGGCCCAGTTTTGGGCTTGTCCATCGGCGCGGGCCCAGCACTTTTCACAGATATCCCGGAGGTCTGCTTTAAACGCTTAAAATATATGGAAATATTGAAGTCTTCAGGAATTCCTTCCACCAGAAAGCCTTCTAGAGCGACCTTGTGATTTAGGTTCAGACCATCAGAAGCAATCTTGACACGATAGCCTAGATCCGTGGCCTCAATAGCAATAATACGATCTTGAGGATCGGCATCGGCATCGAGACCCAGCTCCTCTAAGCCCCTGGTATGTTTAAGCCTCTCGCGGACGAGAGTTTCAAGTTGTTGCGTTTGCTCAGTCATGGTGTGTCCTTAACTGGGAAAAGTCGATAAGATGATGAGCGCCCTTGCGAGGCGCTGTACCATTAGGCTTTACAAAATTTTGGAGAAAATGACCATATGAAGGACATCAAACTATACACGACCCGCTACTGCGGCTTCTGCAATCGAGCCAAAATGCTACTAAGCCAACTTAACCTTGAGTATACTGATCACTCCGTGGACAACGACCCCGATCTACGCCAAGAAATCTCAGACTCGGTGGGTGGCTTCCCAACCGTCCCGATGATCTTCATTGATGGTCAGTTCATAGGTGGCTACACTGAATTAGCTAACTTGCACCGAGAAGGTAAACTCACCAAATAGGAGTTCATGTGAAGCCGGCATTCTATCTGTTCATGTTTATCGCCGCTTCACTCTTGATTGCTCATCACTGGCTCCGAAAACCGTCTGCTTTAAACCAGGAGCCTGTGGTTGAACCCCTGACACCACCATCTCTAGAGTCCCCAGCAGATCTATCACCAAGCCCCAGTGTGAACAGTGCAATTGAAACCATTGTGGCTCTCTACGAACAAAAAAACTTTGCCGAAGCCCTTAGACTCACGCGCCAAGAACTCAACCGGCCAGGTATTGATGAGCAGGATGCTACCTGGCTCGAACGACAATTGCCTCGAATTCTTATCAGCCTTGCTTGGGCTCTCGTCCAAGAAAAAAACTGCGGCGAAGCCATTCCGTTGTTTGAAGAGGCCTTTCGTTTCGAAAGCCACCCTATGGCACTGAAAGGCCTCGGTGCTTGTTACTACCTGAATAAAGACTATTGGTCGGCATCGACCTATATGGGCCGTTACCTTGAGGCCCACTACGATTTTGAAAGCGTCATCGTCCAACTCGAAAGCTTAGAGTCTCTCGGGCAGTATGAGGATGCCTGGCTGCTGATCGAAAGTAGCCTGGAGCGTGACCTAGACGAGAGACAGCGTCAAGCTTTGCAAAAGCGAAGACTAACCATGAGTGAGAAACGCCGAGAGGCGGATCACCAAACTCACTTAGATGGCTCTTATGTACGCCTTCATTATCGAGCCATCGATCATGAATCACTCGGCCTTTGGAGTATAGACGTTTTGGATCAAGCTGTGGAAAGCATTGTCATCCTACTTGACCTTCCCTACCCGAGATCTTTGATTGAAGTTTACCTATACCCAATCGATGGCTTTCAAAAAATTCATCATGGCCCTAGCTGGGCCCAGGGCTTGTTTGATGGAAGAATAAGGATACCGATCCCGAAAGTGATGAGTGACAGGAACCAAGATCTGCTCTCTCGCACGTTCCGTCATGAAATTAGTCATGCCCTGCTTGCGGAACAAAACCGTTCAGCCCACCTGCCGACTTGGTTTCAAGAAGGCTTGGCCCAGTACCTGGAATGTCCCGATCAATGTCGTAGTTTTCAATTTCCTATGAATCGCGGTTCATTCCTGAGCCAAGGCACCTTCGAAAATTCGTTTACCAGCCTCAATCATCAAACGGCAAGAATTGCCTATTCTCAGAGTTTATTCTTAGTCCAAAATCTTATTACCCATAGCGGCATTGAAGGGATAAGGCAAATTATCAAAAATCAAAGACCAGTGAAGTCCAGTAGAGCTGGGAATTTTCTTTCACCTATTAACCTGTCTTTCACTACTTTATACGAAATCTCAAGCCACAATTGGCAAGCTGGAAAGAAACTATAGAAATCATGTAGCAAAGGCCATGAATTCTAAACATATGGTAAGAATAGTTTTCCCAGTGCCCGTTCGTTGATATACAATCTGAAAAAATCCTAATAAAATGTGTATTGTAAATTCCGTATGGTTAACATTACTTGCTACAATCGTTTAAGTGATGTTTTTGTATTTATCGAGGTGTATGGAGGCGCTCGTATGAAAGGTACTTCTGTTTCAAGAAGCATCCGCTTAGGCTTACTCACAGGGGTGCTAGGCCTATCGCTAGGATCTTCCCCCGTATTTGGTCAGGATGACGAAAGTGAAAACGACAGCGAGATGGGAAGCGAGAGTGACATTGAGATGGCTAGCGATAGCGATGAAGGGAGCGAAGGCAAGAGTAGGAGAGAGCGACGTCGGGAGCGCCAACGTAAAGCATTACCAAAAGTAGGTAAACGTGATGAGTCCCCTGATAATAAGTTTTACTCTGCGATTGGTGCTGGTAAGACCTTACCGCAGGGTGTGATGCGGGTTCGATTGCCTTATCAGAATGTATACGGTAAAGAGGGTTTCGATGAAGATGGCAATAAAGAAGGTTTAGGCTTTGAAGTAAATATTAATGCAAT is a window of Pseudobacteriovorax antillogorgiicola DNA encoding:
- a CDS encoding peptidase MA family metallohydrolase; the protein is MKPAFYLFMFIAASLLIAHHWLRKPSALNQEPVVEPLTPPSLESPADLSPSPSVNSAIETIVALYEQKNFAEALRLTRQELNRPGIDEQDATWLERQLPRILISLAWALVQEKNCGEAIPLFEEAFRFESHPMALKGLGACYYLNKDYWSASTYMGRYLEAHYDFESVIVQLESLESLGQYEDAWLLIESSLERDLDERQRQALQKRRLTMSEKRREADHQTHLDGSYVRLHYRAIDHESLGLWSIDVLDQAVESIVILLDLPYPRSLIEVYLYPIDGFQKIHHGPSWAQGLFDGRIRIPIPKVMSDRNQDLLSRTFRHEISHALLAEQNRSAHLPTWFQEGLAQYLECPDQCRSFQFPMNRGSFLSQGTFENSFTSLNHQTARIAYSQSLFLVQNLITHSGIEGIRQIIKNQRPVKSSRAGNFLSPINLSFTTLYEISSHNWQAGKKL
- a CDS encoding Mrp/NBP35 family ATP-binding protein yields the protein MTEQTQQLETLVRERLKHTRGLEELGLDADADPQDRIIAIEATDLGYRVKIASDGLNLNHKVALEGFLVEGIPEDFNISIYFKRLKQTSGISVKSAGPAPMDKPKTGPFGFPIQKRAIPGVSKVIAVSSGKGGVGKSTVSTNLAVSLAKAGQKVGLLDADIYGPSAPLMLGLTGPMPVIGGNRIVPLEGHGVKCVSFGFMTDESNPVIWRGPMVAKALKQMFYETAWGELDYLVIDLPPGTGDVQMTMIEQLPIHAGVIVTTPQNVALLDAHKGLTMFQKLKVPVLGVVENMSHFSCPKCGHEEAIFGDGVKTFSEQRDLPIIGQIPLLSKIREAADSGRPIAADDGYLSSYYSDLAKIVVNQARQ
- a CDS encoding glutaredoxin domain-containing protein, with the translated sequence MKDIKLYTTRYCGFCNRAKMLLSQLNLEYTDHSVDNDPDLRQEISDSVGGFPTVPMIFIDGQFIGGYTELANLHREGKLTK